The following proteins are encoded in a genomic region of Magallana gigas chromosome 1, xbMagGiga1.1, whole genome shotgun sequence:
- the LOC136276276 gene encoding uncharacterized protein, with amino-acid sequence MSPETLLNFESWGNIILNSSLYRDRVALIAIDEAHILESWGDTFRPTFARLGELRSHFPRTPFLMLTATCTQQILKHITSGIHLPGLKMFTASPDRSLSQGGRLYRDILGHLKEGAYFEQKKVQRNSHIALYHAGMATKDLEYILHAISKPDSVIRLAVCTIAFGMGINIPDIDLVIHWGACSSVMDYWQEVGRAGRDGRKAKAMYFVTPGSILHASDEMKELCSSLDKCRTKCFRDSILSYFIGYSSISQSLCKLNCIECECSQCSCCYLCQEACPCRMKAKNKN; translated from the exons ATGTCACCAGAGACACTTCTAAATTTCGAGTCATGGGGAAACATAATACTCAATTCCAGTTTGTATCGTGACAGAGTTGCACTGATTGCCATAGATGAGGCACACATTTTGGAGTCCTG GGGTGATACTTTTCGTCCAACCTTTGCAAGACTCGGAGAACTTCGCTCCCATTTTCCAAGAACTCCATTCCTTATGCTTACTGCAACCTGCACACAGCAGATTCTGAAGCACATCACAAGCGGAATTCACCTACCTGGTCTAAAAATGTTCACTGCATCTCCTGACAG GAGCTTGAGTCAAGGTGGCCGCCTTTACCGGGATATATTGGGCCATTTAAAAGAAGGTGcctattttgaacaaaaaaaggTTCAGCGCAACAGCCACATTGCTTTGTATCATGCTGGAATGGCTACCAAAGATCTTGAGTACATACTGCATGCGATTTCAAAGCCAGACAGTGTGATACGACTTGCAGTCTGCACAATAGCCTTTGGTATGGGGATCAACATTCCAGACATTGACCTTGTCATTCACTGGGGTGCATGTAGCTCTGTAATGGACTATTGGCAGGAGGTTGGTAGGGCAGGGCGAGATGGACGCAAGGCAAAGGCCATGTACTTTGTAACCCCTGGATCAATACTTCATGCTTCAGATGAAATGAAGGAGTTATGTAGTTCATTGGACAAGTGCAGGACAAAGTGTTTTAGGGACTCTATTCTCTCTTATTTCATTGGATACTCCTCTATATCACAATCTCTTTGTAAACTAAACTGTATTGAATGTGAGTGTTCTCAGTGCAGTTGTTGTTATCTATGTCAAGAAGCTTGTCCGTGCAGGATGAAGGCCAAAAACAAGAATTAA